The Ptiloglossa arizonensis isolate GNS036 chromosome 4, iyPtiAriz1_principal, whole genome shotgun sequence genome contains the following window.
AATTCAACGGTGACATTCTCGCGtcgatataatgaaaaatatacaaattgaacATCTCGTTAACAATTTATCCTCTTAAATTTCGTAAACGAACCTTCCACAGGGTATATCGACATATTGCTAATACCTAGAGGAGCAACGAACATAGAAGTGAAGGAGATTCAACCATCGAACAATTACTTAGGTCAGTGAAGTCGAACATAGCGAAAGCACGAAGTTATTCGCGTTGTTGTTACCGAATCAGAAACTAACACAGCGGCTTCTCAATCCGTTTCATTCCTGTAGCCGTTAGAAACACGTCTGGCCACTATTACCTGAACGGGAACTGGAGGATAGACTTTCCACGAAGCCTGAAATTCGCTGGAACCATATTCCATTATTCGAGAGATCCGCAGGGTTTCTCGGCACCCGATACCATTACCGCCTTGGGGCCAACGCATGAAGCAATTTACGTGGTGGTAAGTGCCCACGTCGCTCTTAACCAACAAATCGTTGCGTTAGatcgaacgaaaaaggaaataattgaataatcgaACCCTATTCATTCCATAAGAATCAAGCGCGAACTCTCGAGATAACGATTCGggaatatttttctacgttaTCGATTTTCTACCTCTGGTACCCCGAACCATTATTGTAACATTGTATATTCACCGGAGGCCAGCGAAGCTATCGtaagaattatttcaaataaaaatattaccaaatctttaaattcaattaatacGAGTATCGAATTATTTCGATGGAGTTATAAAAATTCTGACTCGGTATTTATCGTAACGTTGTCGAgcacaatttttataaatgatACAATATCGTGTcgcgtaaataattatattatataaatattttctagacAGATTTACCTTCCTTTTCATATCACGTGTATTTCTACGTTCAATAATCCAATCTTGTTATTATATTACCTGATTGGAGTATCGATAGATTCTTGACTattgcgaaacaatttcaaaatgaTTCCAACTACTGTAAACACGTTTAGAGTTTATAATAAGCCAGAACTTAGCGTTTCTCGAGGATGTCTTTAAGGTACGACGAGACAACGATGAAATTCACTTTTTGTTTCACGTAGCTGCTCTATCAAGACCACAACGTTGGAGTGCACTACGAGTACAGTATGCCGAAGAAATTCTCGCAGCAAACCGACGCGGACAGCTACACATGGATAACCGACAAATTTTCAAGCTGCAGCACGACTTGCGGCGGAGGTAGCGTTTCCAAAATTAATCCCGTTTACCTAAATACACGGCAAATGTGATCAATAATCGGATAGCCAGGCTACGTTGCTCCGTAGCGAACCATCGGTTCTAAATTTGATAGGACAATTTTCGAGCGGCCGGATGCTACGGTTCAGCTTCGtggatatttattaatttacgtaCTTTACGTCCTGTTCACGTAGAACAGATCATTCTGCAAACATAACTAACCAAATCGTCGATATCGTAATACAGTTGTCAGCGTTGCAATTGGTCCGATTTCAGAAATAAATTACTCACCTTCATCACTCGAACTATTCCGATAAGAAAaattctcttttattttattataattttcggacGATTTTCACCGTTTTCATATTATCGTACAAATGGTACGAAATCGTTCTTTTATTGTACATTGCGAACATTGGACGTCCATCTTGGTTTCGCGGTAAAAGAGTGCACGAATCTTCCAGTCGCGTCGCTTTCATGTCATTGAAGTTTATGAAATACGTTACGTGTACGTATTAGATCGTTGACTGAGTTCTACGGATTTTTcgttcaaatatatatatttaaacgattcaattacaatatttttttcctaattAAAATACTATACTACGGGTTCTACGATTTTAGAAAGATCTTTCGTGAACGATCTAATACTTCCCATCTTAAAGTATCGTAGATTTGATTCCTCGTAAAGCGTGGGAGATTCAGAGATCAGAAATAATTGACAGTGCaagctttcgtttcttcgtaggtTATCAATCGAGACAAGTTGCCTGTGTAAGAAGGAGGGACTCTCAGCCAGTGGATGAGAGTCTCTGCGATCCGCTGATGGAACCAGCTGACACAGAAGGATGTAATACGGACCCGTGTCCACCTGTGTGGGTGGAGGGTGAATGGGGCCCGTGTAGCAAGCAATGCGGAGAGGGAGGTGAACAGAGCAGACAGATCAAATGCGAGCAGGTCATCTCTGGTGGAATAGCCTCGGTGGTGGACGATAGTCAGTGTCTGAAGGTGGGGGCTAAAGGAGCAACTAGCCaggcgtgtaacgaagacgttCAGTGCCCACAGTTCCACACAGGACCTTGGAAACCGGTACAACTCGATTCAATTGTCCTTTTCTTACGCTAATAGTTTCTCATCTCGCGTAACTGCCAATAGAAGATACATTCTTTTCCGCAGAATGTCGATAAATTATCATTCGAGAAAAAGTAAGCCACTTTCACTCGTTAACCTCATCGTTATGGTAAATGCGAGAGTAACCTGAGTATTTTTTATTTGGTAAAAAAATCAAGTTTTTAAAATTCTAGTACATCGACCTGTTACCAACTCTAACAATAACGCAGAAATAGTTGATTGTTGTATGTGTGAAAAAATAGTCGAGGAAAATATCACACTTTTAATTACAAtgtatttaatgtatttaaaaataaaaaattcaaccgTGGTAGAAATCATTGTATCGGTCAATTTATGAGAAAGATCGAAGACTTTCTTTCAAGATTTGAATATTCGCGGGAAAGAATCGCTACCTTCCCTCGTTAATCGGAGGAATAGCAGATCGGTGCTTTAACGAGGGAACGTCGCGATTCGAGTTGTCAGATTCAAGATCGTGCCTCGATAAATGTTCGAACGGTGTTTGTCGACAGTGCGACCATTTGTGCGGTCCGGGGAAGCTGACGAGGAAAGTAACCTGTTACAAGAAAGTGGACGGCAAGATACAAATATTGGAGGACGAAGCTTGCGAGGGTGATGTACCAGAGCGTGAGAAGCCTTGCGAGCTGAGACCATGCGCCGGCCTCGACTGGGTCACGTCGGATTGGAGTGGTGTAAGTTTGCAATTTGTCATGCAATGGCGCCCAAATGCCCATTCGTCTCTCTAAAATATCTCCGGCCACGGTGGTAGCATCGAGACACCTATGCTCCCTCGCTGGAAATATTTTCCCAAAGTAATATCAAGGGGACGTGTCTCGCTTATTGCGATCCGTCCAAATGAAAAGTGACCCCCTTTTCGTGTCGCCGTGTTTCTCACAATTATCGTTCGGCTCCGTGTTTGTTGCCAGTGCGACGATAATTGCGGACTGACTCAGGAGACGAGAACTGCTCACTGCGCGACCCAAAACGGCACCGCTTATCCCGACGAGAAATGCGATTTAAAGAAGAAGCCCGAGTTGACGAGGGAATGCGAGAACACGAACGAATGCGAGTTCCTGTGGTTCGGTTCCCAATGGAGTGCCGTAAGTGACTTGTAGAGAATTCTTAATAATATTTCGTAGAAAAAATCTCGCGTGGTCCTACGCCACTGGTCGCGTAAATATCGCGAAATAATTCTGCAATCTTCCATTTGTGCGATAATTTACCAAAAGATTCGTTTCGGTTCCGTTATTGCGGATTAATTGTACATCGACTTGTTAGCAACTCTAACAATAACGAGTTGATTGTTATAGGTGTAGAAAAATTGtcgaggaaaatattatacttttaattacaatgtatttagaaataaaaaaattcaaccGTGATAGAAATCATTGTATCGGTCAATTTATGAGAAAGATCGAAGACTTTCTTTGAAGATTTAATTATTCCCGGGAAAGAATCGCTACCTTCCCTCGGTAATCGGAGGGAAAGGGGATTAGTGATTTAACGAGGGAATGTCGCGATTCGAGTTGTCAGATTTAAGATTGTGCCTCGATGAATGTTCGAACGATGTTTCTCGACAGTGCGACCATTTGTGTGGTCCGGGGTTCAACTTCAGGGTTTGAGGTATTCTTGACGTTTTAAGTAGATATAATACTAACCCGGATACATGAAATGTCTTCACACGGAAACGTAGAATATAGAATAGAATATTTGGCAATTTCTATATAGacttacgaaacaatttttacaagGATACGCGAAACGTGTCATGTACCCGGATATATGAAACACTTTTTACTCCCGTACATGAAACCGAGTGAACCCCACCGCTCTCTTTTTTCGTTTAGCGACAATTTCACACGCGACGACTGTTTTACATGTTTTACATGTGTTACATATTAGCCATGTTTTATTCTCACGGAAGTTTGCAACAGGAGAGACGTTTCATTTGTAGAAATCACACACGTTGACACGCTACACTCTATACTCGCACTAGGAAAaccaaaagaaaaggaaaataacTCGTGCACTAGTTACAGAAATTTATCAATTCTCGATTATCCTAGTAATTTATCAATAAACATAACTTTTGAAATAACACCTGCGTTAAACGTTTCGTCTTCGTAATTAATGACCAGAATTATTCATGGTTAAACAATGGCGCACCAGTTCCGAATAATTCAAATGGAAATATTCACTCGACACAGTTTACCTCAAATATCAtcttaaatgaaaattatcgcaattacaaaagaaaaacaaacacgTACCTCTCTTATAAATCACAATCCCACTTCTGATCCCTAGTGCATCGTTAAACAATCGTGCACCAGTTCCGAATAATCCAAATGGAAATATTCACTCGACACAGTTTACCTCAAATATCGtcttaaatgaaaattatcgcaattacaaaagaaaaacaaacacgTACCTCTCTTATAAATCACAATCCCACTTCTGATCCCTAGTGCTCAGCCAAATGTGGATCCGGTGTGCAAACACGTAGGGTGTTCTGCGGCTCATTCGACGACGAAGCGGTGAAGTGGCAACCGGAAGAAAAATGCGTCGCGAGCAAGAGATTCAACGACACGAAGAGCTGCACCGCAGCTGAGGAGTGCAAAGGTGAATGGTTCACCGGACCATGGAGCAAGGTAACGTATCCGACGCGAGTCAAACACTGTCCAGGTTCATCCCCTCGCGTCACAAAGAGAAGAAAGTGGTGTAAAAAATATTCCGTGCTCGGTCATCAATTTCCCTAAACAGTCCACGCTCCTATCACCAGAGATTATTTGCATCCGCGCGAAGATACACCGCGGCGTGTTCTCTCGGTCGGTGAAGAAATCCAATATCTTCGATGTCTCTGCTGCAGCCACGGTGCAAGAACCGTCCGCCTCAAATTTCTTCCATTAATCACCGTAACCGTGTTCCAGTGTTCGAAACCGTGCGGCGGTGGCACCATGAACCGCAAGATGATTTGCATGAAGGACAACGCTAGGGTACCTACGGCCAACTGCGACCCCAGCATGATCATGTTCTCGTCCGAGGATTGCAACAAGCAGCCGTGCGACGAAGGTAACGACCCAGATCGATCCGACACCGGACATCTTGAGACCTagcgtggaaattaattttcgtcgTCGATCATCGAGTTTCGGGGCATCGACGAGTCTTTGGAatcaaacgatcgattcgacagTAGCTGCGTAAACACGTGACTCGTTTCAAAATGGTGTCTAAATTTTGAATGTTCTCACATTGGATGTCTTTGGGTCGAAAGCTGAGTTCTGGATTGTAACTCGTGTTTCTAGCTTCGCGATGCAGCGACGGGTCTGAGGAAATATTATTGCACCTAGTTACATCTATTAGGGTAGCTCTGATTGTGGAGAGAGTGTATATTATGGGCACGCAGTAGGGTCAACTTTAAGACATTTCTGTCTGATGTACGAGGGTAATGATAAGGCTCGTTTCAAGGGGAGTTTGGACTTTCCTCGTTCATTACATACATAGAATCTCGAAGACTTACAACGGGTAATTTGGATTTGTTTGGCTTCTACGTTCTTAAAATTAACACACTTTCTTCGTGGGTAATGTTTCAGAGGGTAGTCTAGATCCAGCTGGTAATTCTTTCTGGGTTAGAGTGGCGCAAATTTGAAGTACACTTGCGAGAATTATTCAGTGGGTTAATGTGTCACCTCGACGAGTCTCAAAGGGTCAACGAATTGATTACTTTGGGAATATAGGGTCGTGTGCGGAGAAGGATCTCGTTaggtgaaaaaattaaattgaatcgaGTGGCGATATTAAAAATTGCTGTCGAATCTGTTATTTTGTAAAGAAAAGTGTATTCCAAGATCGTCTTCGAAGCGGAATACATATTCGTGTAACTCGGATTTCAATTTCACAAGATAGTCGGTTTGCATTCGTCTTTCAGGAACGAATCCACGAACGTTCCACGGGATAGatatatgaaattttatttacagacGAAGTGATCCATCTCAAGGAGATCGTGGATCTGGCCGAGGACAACGATGAATGCGAAGTATACGAAGACGAGGACTTCGTAAGCGTGTCATCCAACCTCACAATCGTCGTAAGTGAAACTGGGTCGTAGATAATCAAATATCTGGAATAGTCCTGTCTCGTAGCTCCTCGCGTCGGCGTTACATTTCGCGCTATTCTCATGTAAATGGAATCAGGTCTTCCTATTACCAAAAGTTTCATATCTGGTTTCAGCAAACATGCATATTCATTCGGTTGCGCGAAAATAATGTCGAGCGACCAGTCAATTTCTGACAAAGAAGATTTCGTCACTTAGAACCGTATTAAAACTCCCGGAAGTAATCCAACTTCGACGTTACTCGATTATGCTCGATACGAAATTTTCATTATGAAATACTACAAATTGTCCTCCTTTTGAGCACAGTTTTTAATATCCTACGATAAAAGATCGAATTAATACTGGGTTTCCATCTTACGGAATTATAATTAGAAATTCAGTaagtcccgctttcaagtgacaaactTCATGGATCGCCAGGTCGCTTGAAAACGGGGCGAGTAGCGATTTCTGTCTTTCGTATTCGAAACAATATTtgcgtgtaaaatatttcgatactGCGCCGCAATATCACTACCAATCAATGACTTGTGTATACTTTTACAAACgaattaacaaaatttaaaatacctccgattcgataaattgaatttaaatttgaaacaaaaatgaaatacaCTTGAAGTGTAATTAAAGGACGCGAAGACTGTAtagaattttcataaatttttttaatctgTACATCCTCCGTTTAtacgatttgttttttttttgtccaggAGGAAGAATCGAGTAAAACGCTCGAACTGACCGAAGCAACCCCTTTGAACTCGCCCGACTCTGGAGTGCAAAACGATATGGCGGACATGATGTTCAGCGATAGCAGTTTCACTAGGGGAGACATATCGCCCGGAGATACCGGAAGTGGCGAAGGAAGCGGCTCCGATTTCACCGATTTCCTCACGGACACTTATACACCGGAAGTCGAGTCCACAATCGAGGGCAGTGGAACGGAAGAAATGACGGACGAGAGTGAAGATTTCACGACAGTGTCTGGAGTCACCGAAGTCACTGAGGTCACGGAGTCAGGAGCCACCGAACAATCGACCGCTGAATCGATGACAGAAGAGAGCACAGTATCGGGTGGTAAGTTGACAGAGTTTGAAATTGgagaaacatttataaaaaataacactTGTTTAATCGTATTCATTTGTAAAGAAACAATATAAATTGCAAGTTGTTTATAGCAGCTCGCGTTCAAAAATTTGGACTGCCAATTATCAATATGCAAAGTATAGGTAGAGGACTTTTAtgtatacattttatataaCATGATCATCGATGAAAATAACTACTGATCGTGAATCCGGGTTTTATTAGTACTAGAAGAGTTACTTTAAAGTGGTACAGATTGCAAATAATTATTTCCCGTATATTCGGTCCTTCTTCTTTCACTGAAAAGTGTTCAATGATTTATCACACGAAAAAAACATTCTATGTTAACTCCAGAAACGGAAATGACTGAATCTGGAGTAACTGACGTAACTAGCGAGACTTCGGAATTCACTACTTCCGAGACCGAGGCCACCCTAGCTTCGGGTGAGACTACAGAGACtgcagaaacgaaagaaaccgaggtaACAGAAACAGGCGAATCTGTAAAACCTACGGAAGAAAGCACGTCAACGGGTAAGTgtcaattaaaataataatttgtatagtacacgttttttgaaaaattttaataagtgcTAATCCAGTGGAACAGAGTTTAATTCGAATATATGTAACACTTGATTTTATCCGAGTAAACACGTGTTAATTAAATTCAAACCTTGTGTTTATTATTGTTTCACACgaacttttaattaaatatttaaatccaATTCGGTGAACGCAACAGGAGACACAGGGGAACCTACAGAATCGGGACAGACCACAGAGTCTGGTGCTACTGAAGGTACAACCGAATCAGGAGCTACGGAGCCAACGATGTCGACCGATGTCTCTGTCACTGAAGAGTCCACCGAACCTGGAGCGACGACAGAGTCTGGGGCAACAGAGGTCACTGAAACCACCGAATCTGGAGCCACGACAGAGTCTGGAGCCACTACAGAGCCTGGAGCAACGACAGAACCTGGAGCAACGACAGAACCTGGAGCAACGACAGAGCCCGGAGCCACGACAGAGTCCGGAGCCACAACAGAGCCTGGGGCGACGACAGAACCTGGAGCCACGACAGAACCTGGTGCCACGACAGAGCCTGGAGCCACGACAGAACCTGGTGCCACGACAGAGCCTGGAGCCACGACAGAACCTGGAGCCACGACAGAATCCGGAGCCACGACAGAGCCTGGAGCCACGACAGAGTCTGGTGCCACGACAGAGCCTGGAGCCACGACAGAACCTGGAGCGACGACAGAGTCTGGAGCAACAACAGAGCCTGGAGCCACGACAGAGCCTGGTGCCACAACAGAGTCTGGAGCCACGACAGAGCCTGGAGCCACGACAGAACCTGGAGCAACGACAGAGCCTGGGGCAACGACAGAACCTGGAGCAACGACAGAGTCCGGAGCTACGACAGAGCCTGGAGCCACAACAGAGTCTGGAGCCACGACAGAGTCTGGAGCCACGACAGAGTCTGGAGCAACAACCGAAGTCACTGAATCGGGTGCAACCACAGAATCTGGTGGAACCACTGTGACTGAGGTTACAGAGACAACTGTTTCTGGACTGACACCATCAACAATAGAAGAGGATACTTACATGACCGAGAAAACGCACCGTGAGTCCCTGCATTGATTATTATACTTCCTAATTTATGTTCAGACATTGCTCTTAACATGgtattcgatttttcaaatccaGAGAAAATCTCTCAAGGTATTCACCGATTTTTCGGTTCTCAACTTACCCAAAAGACGATTCCTCAAGGGACAAATTTTGCCACGAGGCATTTTTCAATCATAGTTccgccttttttttttaaattcgaagcAACGTCGGTTAAGATCGAGTACCAAGAAATTTCCAGTATCCTCTGACACTAATGATACGTATAAATGTTCCACTTCCATTCAAGTGTCCGAATTTTGGACGACGCTCAGCCCAGAAGGAACGACGCGTGCACTCCGCGTGTGTAAGATTCCCAAGAAGAAATCTTGCAAGACCAAGCCCTACGGTTGCTGTTACGATGGTATCACCGCTGCAGAGGGTCCCTTCGGTCAGGGTTGCCCGACTCCCCATACCTGCAAAGAGACCAAGTACGGCTGTTGTCCCGACGGCGTGTCACCAGCCACTGGTGCAGACAATCAAGGATGTCCTGAATCGGACTGCGACGAAACGCTGTTCGGTTGCTGCCCCGATGGAATCACCACTGCCGAGGGCAACGATATGGAGGGATGCACGAAACCCTGCAACGAGACAGAGTGAGTTCAATATCTGGAAGCTAACTTATACATAGACAGTAGTcgtttttcaaatattgaaatgtACCGATAGCCTGGACACTTCGATTGAAGGTGGACGAgtcattcgatgaaagaaatatttgtgaGTTTAAATTGAAATTCAGTAATTCAATCGTTTGAAATTGTTCAGATTCGGTTGTTGCCCAGACGACGAAACTGCAGCTAGCGGAAAGGACAATCTGGGCTGCTGCAACGTTACCGAATTCGGTTGCTGTCCAGATGGAATTAAGATAGCCACCGGTCTAGACGGAGAAGGTACTTAGAGAGATCGTTTTCCGTTTAAGTTCGGTGACATCGAAGCTAAAGCTTGTTTACGTCAGTGGAGATCTTTAATCTAATACAATAATGGCAGGTTGCGAGGAGGAGGTTACTTCTGTCACTCCCATCACGGAAGAATACGAGACAACGACCCCTCTACAGGAAGACTGCGCGAACACGACCTATGGATGTTGCCCTGATGGCACTTCCACCGCAACTGGACCGAACTTTGAGAACTGCGGCGTTATCAATGCTGAAAACTGTACCATATCGTACTTCGGGTGCTGCCCTGATGGCACTTCACCAGGTTTGTGAGGACTAATAATAATACATCGTTACACCCGACCTCTAGACTCCCAAAGATCGTTTACAAAGTGAGAAACGATAGATTGTCgcaatttttggaaaaagaaaaaaaaacaagaaaaacgtcccagtcgtgtcggtttggcgctccagtcgcatcggtccgcggacgaaattcgttcgaatcgcGAATCCATGGTTACGAAACGTGATTCAGCGATTGATCGATGTTGATGTGTAATTGTCAATTGGTTATTAAATATCGATTTCGCAGCTCTGGGACCGAGCAACTACGGCTGCCACATGCCCTGCGAGAACAGCACTTACGGTTGCTGCGAAGACGGTGTCACACCTGCACACGGCCATAACAAAGAGGGTTGCTGTTTAACGACAACGTACAAGTGTTGTCCGGACAACGTGTTGCCCGCTCGCGGACCGAACTTCTACGGCTGCGGCTGTCAGTACACAAGATTCGGCTGTTGTCCGGACAATACAACTGCGGCACGTGGTCCGAGCAAGGAGGGATGCGGTTGCGAGTACACGCCGCACGGCTGCTGCCCTAATCACTTCACGCCCGCCACTGGATCCAACTACGAGGGTTGCCCGTGTTACACTTATCAGTTTGGATGCTGCTCCGACGGTGTCACCGTTGCTAAGGGACCTCACGGTCAAGGTACATTCGCATCgacgttttaaataaaaaaagtatcACACTTTTAGAGTTCTGCGTCAGTTTAGACTCACATCCGCAACAGTGTTACTTACGAAAGGACACAGTCTACGAAGACTAACGAAAAATGATAGTAAACGCATCTTCTTCAAACTTCATCTTTACCTACTCAACTAAACCTGTACCTAACGTTCAAACACGATGATCAAGTCTGTTTCAAGTGGGACTGCTCTGTCCACTTCTGATAAGTCGATAGAAGAATGTTACACCGAGTTGGTGTGTTTCTTTCTAGGCTGTGGATGCGAAAACACGGAATTCAAGTGCTGCTCCGATGGTAGAACACCAGCCAAGGGACCGAACTTCGCTGGGTGTACTTGCGACGCCTCGAAATTCGGATGCTGCACCGATGGCGTCGAGGAAGCCCAGGGTGAGAACTTCGAGGGTTGTCTCACGGTTCCGTCTACACCAGGAATGGCCTGCGGCTTGGACAGGGACAGAGGTCCCTGCAGAGACTTCACCGTCAAGTGGTACTACGATACGGAGTACGGTGGTTGCTCACGGTTCTGGTACGGAGGCTGTGAGGGCAATGGTAATCGATTCAAGACCCAGGAAGAATGCAAAGAGGTCTGCGTTCAACCGAAAGGAAGAGGTAAGCAAACCGTGAATCTATTTAATTAAAACTCGAGGAGAAAACTTTCACTTTCCGTCGTTGAGTGTTTCGTTTGCACTCTAAATTGTAAATTCTCGAAACGTAGAAATCAATTTGATAATAAGTAGCGTTACATTGTCGATGGACCAAATTCAGTAAGAGAAAGACAGTGTAATTTAAAGCTTcgttctttgattgtttcttggGAAATTTTTCGTGAACTTCCAAGCTAATATTTTGCGATTTTACAGACGCCTGTTATCTACCAAAGATATCCGGACCCTGCGTTGGATACTTCCCTACGTGGTATTATGACACTGGCAGAAAGCaatgtggtcaattcgttcatggTGGTTGTCTTGGAAATGCGAACAAGTTCAAGACCAAGGAAGAATGCGAAGAGCTTTGCGTTACCCCCGACGATCTGGGTAAATCAGAGTTTCTTAAATATTCTCTATCGATTGTTGAAAAaattgcaagtggaatttccaTTTCTCTTAATTCTCTTAATTGTACAGTAAAATATTCATAGTTGATGATCACGTGAGTACTCTATAGATGGCAATCGTTAGAAAGATTGAGGCATATTTGATTTGAAATAAGGTGACAAATAATCACTTGAAACAATTGAGTTTATTACTACactcgataaataattattacatacTGTTACCAAAGAGAAAGAATGCATCTGCATCCATGTGTTGTAgagtttttttaatttcatttatatgTCGGTCGAGTACGTTACTAATTCGTAGTCTCGATAACTAATAATTATTAGTcactataattaataattagttgcaataattaataattatcagTTCCAATAATTAATAGTTAGTAGTCCCAAACTGCTGCCATCTATGGAAACTTTACTATATGAAACACTAATCTAAGTTTATCCTCAACGGGAACTGAACTGGTATTAATTAAACAATTCACCCAAGATCCCTGCGAACAAACGAAGGAACCGGGTCCCTGCGAAGGTAACTTCACCAGGTGGTACTTCAATGCCGAGTTGCAAGCCTGCGAACAGTTCAGGTATGGCGGATGCAAAGCGAACGACAACAACTTCGCCACCGAGATCGCCTGTCATCAACAATGTCTGCAACCAGGAGGCAGACGAGGTACGTCCCCCACGAAAGTTCCCTTCGATTTCAGGACAGCACGCATCATgttcgttttgtttttcttgCCTGAAGTCTTTTTATCCCGTACGTTCGAGTGAGATTTCAGATTTTTGATTTTTAGAACGAATCGAAGAGAAACCGTTTCACACCACGCGGCAAGTTTCTCTGATTTTTCGAGTGGATTTTTTGCGAAGGAGtagaaacgtgtaactaatcACTCGCGTAATTACACACAATGCAAAGCGTGGTGTCTGTGGAGGGTTTAGCATTATTTACTCGGAAAGTATCGAGGATATCGAATC
Protein-coding sequences here:
- the Ppn gene encoding proteoglycan-like sulfated glycoprotein papilin isoform X6: MTATRSTWSSVLLLFIIGLSVPDAFAKHHHIKLRHERHRRQHGGSYLPSNFVLNTDEPERGTWGPWSSPSSCSRSCGGGVSHQTRQCLDVDDNGYSRCTGASRRFFSCNIQECAEDAKDFRAEQCAEFNNVPFEGVYYDWIPYTGGPSKCELNCMPRGERFFYRHKLSVIDGTPCESEKNDVCVEGKCMHVGCDMMLGSNVQEDACRECGGDSSDCTTVSGLFDNDDLQVGYIDILLIPRGATNIEVKEIQPSNNYLAVRNTSGHYYLNGNWRIDFPRSLKFAGTIFHYSRDPQGFSAPDTITALGPTHEAIYVVLLYQDHNVGVHYEYSMPKKFSQQTDADSYTWITDKFSSCSTTCGGGYQSRQVACVRRRDSQPVDESLCDPLMEPADTEGCNTDPCPPVWVEGEWGPCSKQCGEGGEQSRQIKCEQVISGGIASVVDDSQCLKVGAKGATSQACNEDVQCPQFHTGPWKPCDHLCGPGKLTRKVTCYKKVDGKIQILEDEACEGDVPEREKPCELRPCAGLDWVTSDWSGCDDNCGLTQETRTAHCATQNGTAYPDEKCDLKKKPELTRECENTNECEFLWFGSQWSACSAKCGSGVQTRRVFCGSFDDEAVKWQPEEKCVASKRFNDTKSCTAAEECKGEWFTGPWSKCSKPCGGGTMNRKMICMKDNARVPTANCDPSMIMFSSEDCNKQPCDEDEVIHLKEIVDLAEDNDECEVYEDEDFVSVSSNLTIVEEESSKTLELTEATPLNSPDSGVQNDMADMMFSDSSFTRGDISPGDTGSGEGSGSDFTDFLTDTYTPEVESTIEGSGTEEMTDESEDFTTVSGVTEVTEVTESGATEQSTAESMTEESTVSGETEMTESGVTDVTSETSEFTTSETEATLASGETTETAETKETEVTETGESVKPTEESTSTGDTGEPTESGQTTESGATEGTTESGATEPTMSTDVSVTEESTEPGATTESGATEVTETTESGATTESGATTEPGATTEPGATTEPGATTEPGATTESGATTEPGATTEPGATTEPGATTEPGATTEPGATTEPGATTEPGATTESGATTEPGATTESGATTEPGATTEPGATTESGATTEPGATTEPGATTESGATTEPGATTEPGATTEPGATTEPGATTESGATTEPGATTESGATTESGATTESGATTEVTESGATTESGGTTVTEVTETTVSGLTPSTIEEDTYMTEKTHLSEFWTTLSPEGTTRALRVCKIPKKKSCKTKPYGCCYDGITAAEGPFGQGCPTPHTCKETKYGCCPDGVSPATGADNQGCPESDCDETLFGCCPDGITTAEGNDMEGCTKPCNETEFGCCPDDETAASGKDNLGCCNVTEFGCCPDGIKIATGLDGEGCEEEVTSVTPITEEYETTTPLQEDCANTTYGCCPDGTSTATGPNFENCGVINAENCTISYFGCCPDGTSPALGPSNYGCHMPCENSTYGCCEDGVTPAHGHNKEGCCLTTTYKCCPDNVLPARGPNFYGCGCQYTRFGCCPDNTTAARGPSKEGCGCEYTPHGCCPNHFTPATGSNYEGCPCYTYQFGCCSDGVTVAKGPHGQGCGCENTEFKCCSDGRTPAKGPNFAGCTCDASKFGCCTDGVEEAQGENFEGCLTVPSTPGMACGLDRDRGPCRDFTVKWYYDTEYGGCSRFWYGGCEGNGNRFKTQEECKEVCVQPKGRDACYLPKISGPCVGYFPTWYYDTGRKQCGQFVHGGCLGNANKFKTKEECEELCVTPDDLDPCEQTKEPGPCEGNFTRWYFNAELQACEQFRYGGCKANDNNFATEIACHQQCLQPGGRRVKLRDVCALEKDQGPCPGSVLRWYYDAERQTCSQFIYGGCIGNANRFRTRAACEQRCPVKEQDVCLLPALLGECHNYTQRWYYDSYEQQCRQFYYGGCGGNENNFQTEQDCFNRCQTTLTTVAPPKEVEFRPDFCFLTEEHGPCSNDQIKWFYDSNEGVCKQFRYGGCQSNGNNFNSKDECDYRCGDVQDPCTLPKVIGPCNGFDRQYYYDHRSDTCLEFEYSGCQGNKNRFQDRDTCERSCRKNIVPTITPSTVKVTSPPSVETVSKSPICYESVDSGSCNDDITAYYYDARNQTCQAFIYGGCEGNANRFKTEEQCERLCGKFQGQDTCNIPADPGVCRGSFRKYFYHSPSRTCREFIYGGCEGNANRFSTMAECESICIYHEEPVAVGNDTSISNLSTNEIDVDSEKDTKDPCVKAREECNTIHCPYGKEAFVDSQDCERCRCVDPCRTQICPDGTRCAITLVATKDGTEYKGVCRSTTKRGRCPKVSNSTRCEEECATDADCSGEMKCCDNGCGTSCLEPATEEVVITTPKSWITSPPSGTEPAFIQQPEEPHVSAQEGGYVTLKCVASGNPKPSITWRKDTTLIGPSENRRRILLDGSLQIINLYRYDSGTYVCTADNGLGPPVRAEYQLMITEPHELSATIIGEPSAYLTVTMNSPIALHCYAMGWPRPFVTWWRGDRMLPLSSDVYEQDSDYTLLIRSVTLQTLGVYTCQAFNAIGRAASWSLTLQAIGPVMNVRPEYRQYTKYLVQPLRKPTAEKSEYPYRHNRAQTSQYQTYAPVHSSKQPHIPTVSPLGGSTSQEPGSNRLRVPVNVSISVGQNQFPEGSDVNIGCNVDGYPSPRVSWYKDNDLIYPTNRIQISDEYLNQLVNRLVISDANRDDSGRYRCEASNDYSSAVDHVDIQVAGIFIHPNCQDNTFFAKCDLIVKARYCTHKYYAKFCCRSCTEAGQLPSRGPHLSNSRRRRRNVPKAFV